A part of Solicola gregarius genomic DNA contains:
- the guaB gene encoding IMP dehydrogenase: protein MDVNAAGVPDKFAPLGLTFDDVLLLPGETDVVPNEVDTTARLTREISLRVPLVSSAMDTVTEARMAIAMARQGGIGVLHRNLSVADQAYQVDLVKRTQTGMVPNPVTIGPDATLEDLDRRCGEYRVSGLPVIDADNRLIGIITNRDLRFTPVAQWATTKVNEVMTPMPLFTAPVGIGREDATALLRKHKRERLPIVDDEGRLAGLITVKDFVKSEQFPNASKDGSGRLLVGAAIGYFGDAWERATTLVEAGVDVLVADTAHGHVRLLLDMMRRLKSDPATKHVQLVGGNVATRAGAQAFVEAGADAVKVGVGPGSICTTRVVTGVGVPQVTAVYEAARACREAGVPVIADGGLQYSGDIAKAIVAGADSVMVGSMLAGCEESPGDLIFVNGKQFKTYRGMGSLGAMSSRGQQSYSKDRYFQAEVDSDDKLVPEGIEGRVAYRGPLEAVAHQLVGGLRQSMFYVGARTIADMQDRGRFVRITSASLKESHPHDIQMTVEAPNYSG from the coding sequence ATGGACGTCAACGCCGCAGGAGTACCCGATAAGTTCGCACCGCTCGGCCTCACCTTCGACGACGTACTACTGCTGCCCGGCGAGACCGACGTCGTGCCGAACGAGGTCGACACCACCGCCCGCCTGACCCGCGAGATCAGCCTGCGAGTGCCCCTCGTCTCCAGCGCAATGGACACCGTCACCGAAGCCCGGATGGCCATCGCGATGGCCCGGCAGGGCGGGATCGGCGTCCTCCACCGCAACCTGTCGGTCGCCGACCAGGCATACCAGGTCGACCTCGTCAAACGCACCCAGACCGGCATGGTCCCCAACCCCGTCACGATCGGCCCCGACGCCACCCTCGAAGACCTCGACCGGCGCTGCGGCGAGTACCGCGTGTCCGGGCTCCCCGTCATCGACGCGGACAACCGCCTGATCGGCATCATCACCAACCGCGACCTGAGGTTCACTCCTGTGGCGCAGTGGGCGACCACCAAGGTCAACGAGGTGATGACGCCGATGCCACTGTTCACCGCGCCCGTCGGCATCGGCCGCGAAGACGCGACCGCCCTACTGCGCAAGCACAAGCGTGAACGGCTGCCCATCGTCGACGACGAAGGCCGGCTGGCCGGCCTGATCACCGTCAAGGACTTCGTGAAGTCCGAGCAGTTCCCGAACGCGTCCAAGGACGGCTCCGGCCGGCTGCTCGTCGGTGCAGCGATCGGCTACTTCGGCGACGCGTGGGAACGCGCGACGACGCTGGTCGAGGCCGGCGTCGACGTCCTCGTCGCCGACACCGCACACGGGCACGTACGCCTGCTGCTCGACATGATGCGCCGATTGAAGTCCGACCCCGCGACCAAGCACGTGCAGCTCGTCGGCGGCAACGTCGCCACCCGCGCAGGCGCGCAGGCATTCGTCGAGGCCGGCGCCGATGCGGTCAAGGTCGGCGTCGGTCCCGGCTCGATCTGCACCACACGGGTCGTCACGGGCGTCGGCGTACCCCAGGTCACCGCGGTGTACGAAGCGGCGCGGGCGTGCCGCGAGGCGGGCGTACCCGTGATCGCCGACGGCGGCCTGCAGTACTCCGGCGACATCGCGAAGGCGATCGTCGCCGGCGCCGACTCCGTCATGGTCGGCTCGATGCTCGCCGGCTGCGAGGAAAGCCCTGGCGACCTCATCTTCGTCAACGGCAAGCAGTTCAAGACGTACCGCGGCATGGGCTCCCTCGGCGCGATGTCGTCGCGCGGCCAGCAGTCGTACTCCAAGGACCGCTACTTCCAGGCCGAGGTCGACAGCGACGACAAGCTGGTTCCCGAGGGCATCGAGGGTCGCGTCGCCTATCGCGGACCGCTCGAAGCGGTCGCCCACCAGCTCGTCGGCGGGCTCCGCCAGTCGATGTTCTACGTCGGCGCGCGCACGATCGCAGACATGCAGGACCGCGGTCGGTTCGTACGCATCACCTCGGCAAGCCTCAAGGAGAGCCATCCGCACGACATCCAGATGACCGTCGAGGCGCCGAACTACAGCGGCTGA
- a CDS encoding succinic semialdehyde dehydrogenase, which yields MSADSPQPDIDAVADPEHDARASYAVDPARARLLTGSIRASGSQHRRTYSPLTGQVVADVPVSEPADVDVAFERARAAQRSWAETDLALRSRLLLDLHDLVLDRQREILDLIQYESGKARKHAFDEVLHVALTARYYGRTLKRHLRSRKHPGVYPILTRAEVNRIPKGVVGLISPWNYPYTLALSDGIPAIAAGNAVVHKPDSQTPLTALAGIELFREAGLPADLWQPVYGSGRVIGTAIVDRADYVCFTGSTATGRTVGARAAERVIGCSLELGGKNPMLVLADADLDRAAEGAVRAAFSSSGQLCVSTERMFVSDAIYDRFVERFVARVRAMRLSPELRFDADMGALISEDQLRTVDEHVQDAVAKGATVLAGGRARPDVGPLFYEPTVLEGVTPQMRCFADETFGPVVSLYRFGSEADAVARANDGTYGLNASIYTRDVTRARTLARRLRCGTVNINEGFAATFASPDTPMGGMRESGLGRRQGVEGIHRYTEPQAVADQRLLPLASPRFVSEERYAKLMTGALRILKRTRRA from the coding sequence ATGTCCGCCGACTCCCCGCAGCCCGACATCGACGCCGTCGCCGATCCGGAGCACGACGCCCGCGCCTCGTACGCGGTCGACCCGGCCCGCGCCCGGCTGCTCACCGGGTCGATCCGGGCGAGCGGGTCCCAGCACCGGCGCACGTACTCGCCGCTCACCGGCCAGGTGGTCGCGGACGTCCCTGTCTCGGAGCCGGCCGATGTCGATGTCGCGTTCGAGCGGGCGCGCGCCGCACAACGGTCGTGGGCAGAGACCGACTTGGCCCTGCGCTCGCGGCTGCTGCTCGACCTGCACGATCTGGTGCTCGACCGCCAGCGCGAGATCCTCGACCTGATCCAGTACGAGTCGGGCAAGGCGCGCAAGCACGCGTTCGACGAGGTGCTGCACGTGGCGTTGACCGCGCGCTACTACGGTCGTACGCTCAAGCGCCACCTGCGAAGCCGTAAGCATCCGGGTGTGTACCCCATCCTTACGCGGGCCGAGGTCAACCGCATCCCGAAGGGGGTCGTCGGCCTCATCTCGCCGTGGAACTACCCGTACACGTTGGCGCTCTCCGACGGCATCCCGGCGATCGCCGCTGGCAACGCCGTCGTGCACAAGCCCGACAGCCAGACACCGCTCACCGCGCTCGCCGGCATCGAGCTGTTCCGCGAGGCCGGCCTACCGGCCGACCTCTGGCAGCCCGTGTACGGCTCGGGCCGGGTCATCGGCACCGCGATCGTCGACCGCGCCGACTACGTCTGCTTCACCGGCTCGACCGCAACGGGTCGTACGGTCGGTGCCCGCGCCGCCGAGCGGGTGATCGGCTGCTCGCTCGAGCTCGGCGGCAAGAACCCGATGCTCGTCCTCGCCGATGCCGACCTCGACCGAGCGGCCGAGGGCGCCGTACGCGCAGCGTTCTCCTCGTCCGGCCAGCTGTGCGTCTCGACTGAGCGGATGTTCGTCTCCGATGCGATCTACGACCGGTTCGTCGAGCGCTTCGTCGCCCGCGTACGCGCCATGCGGCTGTCGCCGGAGCTGAGGTTCGACGCAGACATGGGCGCGCTGATCAGCGAAGACCAGCTGCGCACGGTCGACGAACATGTCCAGGATGCGGTCGCCAAGGGCGCGACCGTTCTCGCCGGCGGTCGCGCGCGCCCCGATGTGGGCCCGTTGTTCTACGAACCGACGGTGCTCGAGGGCGTGACCCCGCAGATGCGCTGCTTCGCCGACGAGACGTTCGGACCCGTCGTGTCGCTGTACCGGTTCGGCAGCGAGGCCGATGCGGTCGCCCGCGCCAACGACGGTACTTACGGCCTGAACGCCAGCATCTACACCCGCGACGTCACCCGGGCGCGTACGCTCGCGCGGCGGCTGCGCTGCGGCACCGTGAACATCAACGAGGGGTTCGCGGCGACCTTCGCCAGTCCCGACACTCCGATGGGTGGCATGCGCGAGTCAGGCCTCGGGCGTCGCCAGGGCGTGGAAGGCATCCACCGCTACACCGAACCGCAGGCCGTCGCAGACCAACGGTTGTTGCCGCTCGCGAGCCCTCGGTTCGTGTCCGAGGAGCGGTACGCGAAGCTGATGACCGGAGCGCTGCGAATCCTGAAGCGGACGCGCCGCGCATGA
- the guaA gene encoding glutamine-hydrolyzing GMP synthase — MRDLPEHDLVLVVDFGAQYAQLIARRVREARVYSEIVPHTMPVEEMLAREPKAIILSGGPESVYEEGAPRLDPALFERDVPVFGICYGFMAMAAALGGEVANTGKREYGRTDVTVTQPGTLLAGLPQQLRSWMSHGDEVTAPPAGFTVNATSPRATVAAFEDVARQRAGVQWHPEVMHSEHGQEILEHFLVDIAGCRQTWTMVNIVDEQVERIREQVGDKRAICALSGGVDSSVAAALVQRAIGDQLTCVFVDHGLLRKGEAEQVERDYVAATDVRLRVVDVSEQFLGALAGVTEPEEKRKIIGREFIRTFEAAEREVIAETVGEPVEFLVQGTLYPDVVESGGGEGAANIKSHHNVGGLPDDLQFTLVEPLRTLFKDEVRQVGEQLGLPPEMVWRHPFPGPGLAIRIIGSVDADRLRILRDADAIVREEIAAAGLERDIWQFPVVLLADVRSVGVQGDGRTYGHPIVLRPVTSEDAMTADWGRLPYDLLERISTRITNEVSEVNRVTLDITSKPPGTIEWE, encoded by the coding sequence GTGCGCGACCTCCCAGAACATGACCTCGTCCTCGTCGTCGACTTCGGAGCGCAGTACGCCCAGCTGATCGCGAGACGCGTACGCGAGGCGCGCGTGTACTCCGAGATCGTGCCGCACACGATGCCGGTCGAGGAGATGCTCGCTCGCGAGCCGAAGGCGATCATCTTGTCCGGCGGTCCCGAGTCGGTGTACGAGGAAGGCGCGCCGCGGCTCGACCCGGCGCTGTTCGAGCGCGACGTGCCGGTCTTCGGCATCTGCTACGGGTTCATGGCGATGGCCGCCGCCCTCGGCGGGGAGGTCGCCAACACGGGCAAGCGCGAGTACGGGCGTACCGACGTCACCGTGACCCAGCCCGGCACCCTGCTCGCCGGCCTTCCGCAGCAGCTGCGCTCGTGGATGTCGCACGGAGACGAGGTGACCGCGCCGCCGGCGGGCTTCACGGTCAACGCGACGTCACCACGCGCAACCGTCGCGGCGTTCGAGGACGTCGCACGCCAGCGCGCAGGCGTGCAATGGCACCCCGAGGTGATGCACTCCGAGCACGGTCAGGAGATCCTCGAACACTTCCTGGTCGACATCGCGGGCTGCCGGCAGACCTGGACGATGGTCAACATCGTCGACGAGCAGGTCGAGCGCATCCGCGAGCAGGTCGGCGACAAGCGGGCCATCTGCGCGCTGTCGGGCGGCGTCGACTCGTCGGTCGCCGCGGCGCTCGTCCAACGTGCGATCGGCGACCAGCTCACCTGCGTGTTCGTCGACCACGGCCTGTTGCGCAAGGGCGAGGCGGAGCAGGTCGAGCGCGACTACGTCGCGGCGACCGACGTACGCCTCAGGGTGGTCGACGTGAGCGAGCAGTTCCTCGGGGCCCTGGCGGGCGTGACCGAGCCAGAGGAGAAGCGCAAGATCATCGGGCGTGAGTTCATTCGTACGTTCGAGGCCGCCGAGCGTGAGGTGATCGCCGAGACCGTCGGCGAACCTGTGGAGTTCCTGGTCCAGGGCACGCTGTACCCGGACGTCGTGGAGTCCGGTGGGGGCGAGGGCGCCGCCAACATCAAGAGCCACCACAACGTCGGGGGGTTGCCGGACGACCTTCAGTTCACCCTCGTCGAGCCACTGCGCACCCTGTTCAAGGACGAGGTACGTCAGGTCGGTGAGCAGCTCGGTCTCCCGCCCGAGATGGTGTGGCGGCACCCGTTCCCGGGTCCCGGGCTGGCCATCCGGATCATCGGCTCGGTCGACGCCGACCGGCTGCGGATCCTCCGTGACGCCGACGCGATCGTGCGCGAGGAGATCGCGGCCGCCGGCCTCGAGCGCGACATCTGGCAGTTCCCGGTCGTGCTCCTCGCCGACGTACGCTCCGTCGGCGTTCAGGGCGACGGGCGTACGTACGGGCATCCCATCGTGCTGCGCCCGGTTACCAGCGAGGACGCGATGACCGCCGACTGGGGACGTCTGCCGTACGACCTGCTCGAGCGGATCTCGACCCGGATCACCAACGAGGTATCGGAGGTCAACCGGGTCACGCTCGACATCACCAGCAAGCCGCCCGGCACGATCGAGTGGGAATAG
- a CDS encoding GuaB3 family IMP dehydrogenase-related protein, whose translation MDIDIGRAKRGRRAYSFDDVAIVPSRRTRDPEEVSVAWQIDAYRFELPIVAAPMDSVMSPETVIALGRHGGLGVLDLEGLWTRYDDPETLLDEVARLDGERATARLQEIYREPIKPELITARLKQIREAGVTVAGALSPQRTKQFAQSVVDAGVDLFVIRGTTVSAEHVSGQTEPLNLKEFIYELDVPVIVGGCATHQAALHLMRTGAAGVLVGFGGGAAHTTRKVLGVAVPMATAVSDVAAARRDYLDESGGRYVHVIADGSIGRSGDVAKAVACGADSVMVGSPFARATEAPGRGFHWGAEAWHPDLPRGERVDIGSVGSLESVLFGPSTVPDGTMNLIGALRRAMATTGYTDLKEFQRVEVVVE comes from the coding sequence ATGGACATCGACATCGGGCGGGCCAAGCGCGGCCGCCGCGCGTACTCCTTCGACGACGTCGCGATCGTGCCGAGTCGGCGCACACGCGACCCGGAGGAGGTGTCCGTTGCCTGGCAGATCGACGCGTACCGCTTCGAGCTGCCGATCGTGGCCGCACCGATGGACTCGGTGATGTCACCGGAGACGGTCATCGCGCTCGGTCGTCACGGCGGTCTCGGCGTACTCGACCTCGAAGGGCTGTGGACCAGGTACGACGATCCCGAAACCCTCCTCGACGAGGTCGCGCGCCTCGACGGTGAGCGGGCGACGGCCCGGCTTCAGGAGATCTACCGCGAGCCGATCAAGCCGGAGCTGATCACCGCCCGGCTGAAGCAGATCCGGGAGGCCGGCGTCACCGTCGCCGGTGCCCTGTCGCCGCAGCGTACGAAGCAGTTCGCGCAGAGTGTCGTCGACGCGGGTGTCGACCTGTTCGTCATCCGCGGTACGACCGTCTCGGCCGAGCACGTCTCGGGGCAGACCGAGCCGCTGAACCTCAAGGAGTTCATCTACGAGCTCGACGTACCCGTCATCGTCGGCGGGTGCGCGACGCACCAGGCCGCCCTGCACCTGATGCGTACGGGTGCGGCCGGCGTACTCGTCGGCTTCGGCGGCGGCGCTGCGCACACGACCCGCAAGGTCCTCGGTGTCGCCGTGCCCATGGCCACCGCGGTCTCCGACGTGGCGGCGGCGCGGCGCGACTACCTCGACGAGTCCGGCGGCAGGTACGTGCACGTGATCGCCGACGGCTCCATCGGACGCAGCGGCGACGTGGCCAAGGCCGTGGCGTGTGGCGCCGACTCCGTCATGGTCGGCTCGCCGTTCGCGCGCGCCACCGAGGCGCCGGGCCGCGGGTTCCACTGGGGTGCCGAGGCATGGCATCCCGACCTTCCCCGCGGCGAGCGGGTCGACATCGGCTCCGTGGGGTCGCTCGAGTCGGTGCTGTTCGGGCCGTCGACCGTCCCCGACGGCACGATGAACCTGATCGGCGCGCTCCGCCGGGCGATGGCGACGACCGGCTACACCGACCTCAAGGAGTTCCAGCGAGTCGAGGTCGTCGTCGAGTGA
- the efeO gene encoding iron uptake system protein EfeO translates to MTPPHVRATLGAAACLPLLLGAVACATDSEVEGSGGENGAIDVTASDDSCSLSRTDLDAGPNTFNVTNDGSRVTEFYVYAEGDRIMGEVENIGPGLSRKLVVDLPADGYEGACKPGMVGDGIRADIDVSGEPAKDLSDSAELKQAADSYERYVQSQTGALVEKTDDFVAAVKAGDVDKAKALFPVARTYWERIEPVAEKFGDLDPAVDEREPDVEPGSEFTGYHRIEKQLWVAGDTKGMGPIADQLQTDIDEIVRLAAESPLTALELAQGSKNLLDEVATGKITGEEDEFSHTDLWDFKANIEGSKAAIAAIRPVLEEQDPDLVALLDERTAALETELNQYQNADGTWKSYDELSKAQIKRLSDAVAAVSEPISQVAGVVSESV, encoded by the coding sequence ATGACACCTCCGCACGTACGCGCAACACTCGGCGCGGCCGCCTGTCTCCCGCTGCTCCTCGGCGCGGTGGCGTGTGCCACCGACAGCGAGGTCGAAGGCTCGGGTGGCGAGAACGGCGCGATCGACGTGACGGCGAGCGATGACTCGTGCTCGCTCAGCCGCACCGATCTCGACGCCGGTCCGAACACCTTCAACGTGACCAACGACGGCAGCCGCGTCACCGAGTTCTACGTGTACGCCGAGGGCGACCGGATCATGGGCGAGGTCGAGAACATCGGCCCCGGTCTCTCTCGCAAGCTCGTCGTCGACCTCCCCGCCGACGGGTACGAGGGTGCCTGCAAGCCGGGCATGGTCGGCGACGGCATCCGCGCGGACATCGACGTCAGCGGCGAGCCCGCCAAGGATCTGTCCGACTCGGCCGAGCTGAAGCAGGCGGCCGACAGCTACGAGCGGTACGTGCAGTCGCAGACCGGCGCCTTGGTCGAGAAGACCGACGACTTCGTCGCGGCCGTGAAGGCGGGCGACGTCGACAAGGCCAAGGCGCTCTTCCCGGTCGCGCGTACGTACTGGGAGCGCATCGAGCCGGTAGCCGAGAAGTTCGGCGACCTCGATCCCGCGGTCGACGAGCGCGAGCCGGATGTCGAGCCAGGCAGCGAGTTCACGGGTTACCACCGCATCGAGAAGCAGCTGTGGGTTGCCGGAGACACCAAGGGCATGGGCCCGATCGCCGACCAGCTACAAACCGACATCGACGAGATCGTCCGGCTCGCGGCGGAGTCGCCGCTGACGGCGCTCGAGCTCGCGCAGGGCTCGAAGAACCTGCTCGACGAGGTCGCCACCGGCAAGATCACCGGCGAGGAGGACGAGTTCTCGCACACCGACCTGTGGGACTTCAAGGCGAACATCGAGGGCTCGAAGGCGGCGATCGCGGCCATCCGGCCGGTGCTCGAGGAGCAGGATCCCGACCTGGTCGCACTGCTGGACGAGCGCACCGCCGCGCTCGAGACGGAGCTGAACCAATACCAGAACGCCGACGGAACCTGGAAGTCGTACGACGAGCTGTCGAAGGCGCAGATCAAGCGGCTGTCCGACGCCGTCGCCGCGGTGAGCGAGCCGATCAGCCAGGTTGCGGGAGTCGTCAGCGAGAGCGTTTGA
- the efeB gene encoding iron uptake transporter deferrochelatase/peroxidase subunit has product MGASDDDREGGAVAPTGIRRRTLFGAAGAGALAVGAGAGYLARGSADAAEHPVADPDAVPVDFAGEHQAGVTTPAQDRLHFAAFDVITDSRDDLVSLLQDWTDAARDMTAGNEVGKFGAVAGPPVVPPEDTGEALGLPASQLTLTIGFGRTLFAKDGKDRFGLADRRPEQLVDLPHFSGDRLEPAICGGDIAIQACANDPQVAVHAIRNLARIAFGRASVRYSQLGFGRTSSTSEAQVTPRNLFGFKDGTANIKLEDTDTVEDFVWARSGDGPTWMDGGTYLVTRKIAMRIETWDRESLEGQQGIIGRAKGSGGPMSGGDEFEPLDFAANSRDGEPMIGEQSHVRLAHPDFNGGAKLLRRGYNFVDGSDQLGRLAAGLFFICYQRDPREQFVRIQNNLAGLTADLMNEYIVHIGSGIFACPPGVGSTGYWGESLFT; this is encoded by the coding sequence ATGGGCGCGAGCGACGACGATCGCGAGGGCGGAGCGGTTGCCCCGACCGGCATTCGGCGGCGTACGTTGTTCGGCGCCGCCGGAGCCGGGGCCCTCGCGGTCGGTGCCGGCGCGGGCTATCTCGCGCGCGGCTCGGCAGATGCGGCCGAGCATCCGGTTGCCGATCCCGACGCCGTGCCCGTCGACTTCGCCGGCGAGCACCAGGCCGGGGTCACCACGCCTGCCCAAGATCGGCTCCACTTCGCCGCGTTCGACGTGATCACGGACAGCCGCGACGACCTGGTCTCGCTCCTGCAGGACTGGACGGACGCCGCGCGCGACATGACGGCCGGCAACGAGGTCGGCAAGTTCGGGGCGGTTGCGGGGCCGCCGGTCGTACCTCCGGAGGACACCGGTGAGGCGCTCGGGTTGCCGGCATCCCAGCTGACGTTGACGATCGGCTTCGGTCGTACGTTGTTCGCCAAGGACGGCAAGGACCGCTTCGGCCTCGCCGATCGGCGTCCCGAGCAGCTCGTCGACCTGCCGCACTTCTCCGGTGACCGGCTCGAGCCGGCCATCTGCGGCGGCGACATCGCGATCCAAGCCTGCGCGAACGACCCGCAGGTGGCGGTGCACGCGATCCGCAACCTCGCGCGCATCGCGTTCGGTCGCGCATCGGTGCGCTACTCCCAGCTCGGCTTCGGGCGTACGTCGTCGACATCGGAGGCGCAGGTGACGCCCCGGAACCTGTTCGGGTTCAAGGACGGCACCGCGAACATCAAGCTGGAGGACACCGACACCGTCGAAGACTTCGTGTGGGCACGATCGGGCGACGGCCCGACCTGGATGGACGGCGGCACGTACCTCGTCACCCGCAAGATCGCGATGCGGATCGAGACCTGGGACCGCGAGTCGCTGGAGGGCCAGCAGGGGATCATCGGTCGCGCAAAGGGGTCGGGCGGTCCCATGTCTGGCGGCGACGAGTTCGAGCCGCTCGACTTCGCCGCCAACAGTCGTGACGGCGAACCAATGATCGGCGAACAGTCGCACGTACGGCTCGCGCACCCGGACTTCAACGGCGGCGCCAAGCTGTTGCGGCGCGGCTACAACTTCGTCGACGGCAGCGACCAGCTCGGCCGGCTGGCCGCTGGGTTGTTCTTCATCTGCTACCAGCGCGACCCGCGAGAGCAGTTCGTCCGCATCCAGAACAACCTCGCCGGCCTGACCGCCGACCTGATGAACGAGTACATCGTGCACATCGGCTCCGGGATCTTCGCCTGCCCACCCGGCGTGGGCAGCACTGGCTACTGGGGAGAATCGCTCTTCACCTGA
- a CDS encoding carbon-nitrogen hydrolase family protein, translated as MSGPPDGPTPRPLVVAAAQAESVPGDVAANARTAAAYVREAADRGARVLVLPELFLSGYDMRTIGERPEQCDVTADALADARLETLRSAVADTGLVALVGASVRRGDRRTISLLAIDEAVRVVYDKQHVCGDEADHFVAGDARSVLTVDGWPLGLAVCYDGCFPEHARAAADDGALAYVASVAYVRGSEHRRDLYYRARAVENGMYAVVSGLTGRCGEGEYGGGTSVIDPEGRVLERVHGGATGLAVTTLDAAALEATRAEHTMYADHRASLGPLVRH; from the coding sequence GTGAGCGGCCCACCGGACGGCCCGACGCCCCGCCCGCTCGTGGTTGCCGCGGCGCAGGCGGAGTCCGTCCCGGGCGATGTCGCCGCCAACGCTCGTACCGCGGCTGCCTACGTACGCGAGGCCGCCGACCGCGGAGCACGCGTACTCGTGCTGCCGGAGCTGTTCCTGTCCGGGTACGACATGCGCACCATCGGTGAGCGGCCGGAGCAGTGCGATGTCACTGCCGACGCACTTGCTGACGCGCGACTCGAGACATTGCGCTCCGCCGTCGCAGACACCGGACTCGTCGCGCTGGTCGGCGCCTCGGTACGCCGCGGCGACCGCCGTACGATCTCGCTGCTCGCGATCGACGAGGCCGTCCGGGTCGTCTACGACAAGCAGCACGTGTGCGGAGACGAGGCTGACCACTTCGTTGCGGGTGACGCGCGCTCGGTCCTGACGGTCGACGGCTGGCCGCTCGGGTTGGCGGTCTGTTACGACGGCTGCTTCCCCGAACACGCCCGCGCAGCGGCCGACGACGGTGCGCTCGCATACGTCGCGTCGGTCGCGTACGTCAGGGGCAGCGAGCATCGACGGGACCTGTACTACCGAGCGCGTGCCGTCGAGAACGGGATGTACGCGGTCGTCAGCGGGTTGACCGGACGCTGCGGCGAAGGTGAGTACGGCGGCGGAACCTCCGTCATCGACCCCGAGGGGCGCGTACTCGAACGCGTCCACGGTGGTGCGACCGGCCTTGCCGTCACGACGCTCGACGCAGCGGCGCTCGAGGCAACGCGGGCAGAGCACACGATGTACGCCGACCACCGCGCGTCGCTCGGCCCGCTCGTCCGACACTGA
- a CDS encoding GMC oxidoreductase yields MTTEDTRAGFDYDVLVVGSGFGGSVTALRLTEKGYRVGVLEAGARFFDDDFAETSFDKRRFLFAPAVGWYGIQRIDVLRDVLILSGAGVGGGSLVYANTLYEPLDAFYRDRQWADITDWKSELAPFYDQAKRMLGVTTYPHLTPSDEVMRDVAGEMGVGDTFHPTPVGVFMGTPGEAADDPYFGGAGPVRNGCLNCGECMTGCRHNAKNTLVKNYLYLAEQAGAQIHPLTTVRTVRPLASGYAIDTRRTDKRFGGGERTFTAEQVVFAASSLGTQRLLHRMRDEGLLPDISERLGTLTRTNSESILGAIGDKSSTTDYTQGVAITSSFHPDETTHIEPVRYGKGSNIMSLLQTVLTDGDGDRPRWRTWLSELWGQRREVRNLYDLKHWSERVIIALVMQSVDNSITTYTKRSRLTGRRRLTSKQGHGAPNPSWIPLGNEAVRRIARRLGGTPGGTIGEPFNIPLTAHFIGGCAIGASPASGVVDAYQRLYGYAGLHVVDGSAISANLGVNPSLTITAQAERAMSFWPNHGETDPRPALGHAYRRVDAVEPKSPVVPDDAPAALRLPIVGVS; encoded by the coding sequence ATGACGACCGAAGACACCCGGGCGGGATTCGACTACGACGTCCTCGTCGTCGGGTCGGGCTTCGGCGGCAGTGTGACGGCGCTTCGCCTTACGGAGAAGGGCTATCGCGTCGGCGTGCTCGAGGCGGGCGCCCGGTTCTTCGACGACGACTTCGCCGAGACCTCGTTCGACAAGAGGCGGTTCCTGTTCGCGCCGGCCGTCGGCTGGTACGGCATCCAGCGCATCGACGTGCTGCGCGACGTGCTCATCCTGTCCGGCGCGGGTGTTGGCGGCGGGTCGTTGGTGTACGCGAACACGCTGTACGAACCGCTCGACGCGTTCTACCGCGACCGGCAGTGGGCCGACATCACCGACTGGAAGTCCGAGCTGGCGCCGTTCTACGACCAGGCCAAGCGGATGCTCGGCGTCACCACGTACCCACATCTCACGCCGAGCGACGAGGTCATGCGTGACGTCGCCGGCGAGATGGGTGTCGGCGACACGTTCCATCCGACGCCCGTCGGGGTGTTCATGGGTACGCCGGGCGAGGCCGCCGACGACCCGTACTTCGGCGGCGCGGGCCCGGTGCGCAACGGCTGCCTCAACTGTGGCGAGTGCATGACGGGCTGCCGCCACAACGCCAAGAACACCCTGGTCAAGAACTACCTGTACCTCGCCGAGCAGGCCGGCGCGCAGATCCATCCGCTGACGACGGTACGCACGGTGCGCCCGCTCGCATCCGGCTACGCGATCGACACCCGGCGTACCGACAAGCGGTTCGGTGGCGGCGAGCGTACGTTCACGGCGGAGCAGGTGGTGTTCGCGGCGAGCTCGCTGGGCACGCAGCGGCTGCTGCATCGGATGCGCGACGAGGGGTTGCTGCCGGACATCTCCGAGCGGCTCGGCACCCTCACGCGTACGAACTCCGAGTCGATCCTCGGCGCGATCGGCGACAAGTCCTCCACGACCGACTACACCCAGGGCGTCGCGATCACCTCGTCGTTCCATCCCGACGAGACGACCCACATCGAGCCGGTCCGGTACGGCAAGGGCTCCAACATCATGTCGCTCCTGCAGACGGTGCTGACCGACGGCGACGGTGACCGACCGCGCTGGCGGACGTGGCTGAGCGAGCTGTGGGGGCAGCGCCGCGAGGTGCGCAACCTGTACGACCTCAAGCACTGGTCCGAGCGGGTGATCATCGCGCTGGTCATGCAGTCCGTCGACAACTCGATCACCACGTACACGAAACGCTCGCGGTTGACCGGCAGACGTAGGCTGACGTCCAAGCAGGGGCACGGGGCGCCGAACCCGAGCTGGATCCCGCTGGGCAACGAAGCCGTACGCAGGATCGCGCGTCGGCTCGGCGGCACGCCGGGCGGCACGATCGGTGAGCCGTTCAACATCCCGCTGACGGCGCACTTCATCGGTGGGTGTGCGATCGGGGCGTCGCCGGCGAGCGGTGTCGTCGACGCGTACCAGCGCCTCTACGGCTACGCCGGCCTGCATGTGGTCGACGGCTCGGCGATCAGCGCGAACCTCGGCGTCAACCCGTCGCTCACCATCACCGCACAGGCGGAGCGAGCGATGTCGTTCTGGCCGAACCACGGCGAGACCGACCCGCGCCCCGCGCTGGGGCACGCGTACCGCCGGGTCGATGCGGTGGAGCCGAAGTCACCCGTGGTGCCCGACGACGCGCCCGCGGCGCTGCGGCTGCCGATCGTGGGAGTCTCGTAG